In Bifidobacterium actinocoloniiforme DSM 22766, a genomic segment contains:
- a CDS encoding ComEA family DNA-binding protein codes for MHRPAALTASDGWIPLAKGSLAALSGVRPGDGDARSWAVDSEAARDRPRLLVKPVHAMIVILVLTVALCASLTLFIQQARNLEQTGSFAASHANSPPATGSSKSFHPPTSATKPQPSPQRGTQAPDATVQSQAGPLPPGVVDLNTADVNQLDSVNGIGPVMAKRIIDYRTSIGRFSSVDQLLQVSGIGPKTLEKIRDRLVVR; via the coding sequence ATGCACAGGCCTGCAGCCTTAACCGCCTCCGATGGCTGGATTCCACTGGCGAAGGGCAGCCTGGCCGCCTTGAGCGGGGTGCGTCCGGGGGATGGCGACGCCCGGTCATGGGCTGTTGATTCGGAAGCTGCTCGGGACCGGCCCCGTCTGCTGGTCAAGCCGGTCCATGCCATGATTGTGATTCTGGTCCTGACTGTAGCCTTGTGCGCCAGCTTGACCCTCTTCATCCAGCAGGCCCGCAACTTGGAGCAGACGGGCTCGTTTGCTGCGTCCCATGCCAATTCGCCTCCTGCCACCGGTTCATCAAAGTCTTTCCATCCCCCCACGTCGGCCACCAAGCCCCAGCCTTCACCCCAGCGAGGCACCCAAGCTCCTGATGCAACGGTCCAGTCCCAGGCCGGGCCCCTGCCGCCGGGGGTTGTGGACCTCAATACGGCGGACGTCAACCAACTCGACAGTGTCAACGGAATAGGACCGGTCATGGCCAAGAGGATCATCGACTACCGGACGAGCATAGGCCGGTTCAGCTCGGTCGACCAGCTTCTCCAAGTCAGCGGAATAGGCCCCAAGACCCTGGAGAAAATCAGGGACAGGCTGGTCGTGCGATGA
- the leuS gene encoding leucine--tRNA ligase, with product MSANENSEKQADDGATSEPAYRYNAQMAQTIEGKWQERWDKDGEFWAANVSGGLTDGRGRNADGATPYFVIDMFPYPSGKGLHVGHPLGYIATDVVSRYHRMKGENVLHAMGYDAFGLPAEQYAVQTGQHPRVTTEQNIANMRWQLHRLGLSFDDRRSFATIDNGYIRWTQWIFSRIYESWYDPDFQRRDGGLGSARPISELEEAFRSGAKPIPGHEGGGAVWDQLAEAERSEILNGYRLAYISKSPVNWCPGLGTVLANEEVTAEGRSERGNFPVFQRELKQWSMRITAYGHRLIEDLGLLDWPEKVKLMQRNWIGESHGALIRFQVEGGDSPQSMEVYTTRPDTLFGATFAVVSPEHALLEHVPQDWGAGIPDSWKGGYETPTAAVAAYRKAAQAKTAKDRVDEAGAKSGLFTGLYVVNPITGARLPVFTADYVLMDYGTGAIMAVPGGDQRDYDFAAKYGLPVIYTVQPLPESGESLDDYRGKAPFVSHDGVVVNSSVESTYAKGDALSLDGLRVDAAIEKATAWLEAAGVGRGETSYRLRDWLFSRQRYWGEPFPVVYDEDGLPHLIPDDQLPVKLPEVPDYSPKTFDPDDAESSPEAPLSRNEGWVKVTMDLGQGPKTYYRDTNTMPNWAGSCWYYMRYIDPGDERHLVEPEEFDYWLGPNHNASAGASGGVDLYVGGVEHAVLHLLYARFWHKVLYDLGYVSSPEPFHKLFNQGMIQAYAYTDDRGQYLPAAEVEGHEEDGRTVYSWQGQHANREFGKMGKSLKNIITPDDMYATYGADTFRLYEMSMGPLAESRPWNTRNVIGGMRFLQRLWRNVIDEPTGQLSVSEAEPDEETLKLLHRTIRDVTEEMEGMRPNTAISKLIVLNNHLTGLSDKPRAVIEPLVLMLSPIAPHICEELWSRLGHSESLAHAPWPSYEQRYLAQEQVTAVVQVKGKVRGKLQVSPSISADELQAQALALPAIQDRLAGKEPRKVIVKAPRIVSIVPAD from the coding sequence GCGAGTTCTGGGCGGCCAACGTCTCCGGAGGCCTGACCGATGGCCGGGGCCGGAACGCTGATGGAGCCACCCCCTATTTCGTGATTGACATGTTCCCCTACCCTTCGGGCAAGGGGCTGCACGTGGGCCACCCCTTGGGATACATAGCCACCGACGTGGTCTCCCGCTACCATCGAATGAAGGGGGAGAACGTCCTGCACGCCATGGGCTACGACGCCTTCGGCCTGCCGGCTGAGCAATACGCGGTCCAAACCGGCCAGCACCCTCGGGTCACTACCGAGCAGAACATCGCCAACATGCGTTGGCAGCTGCACAGGCTGGGGCTCAGCTTCGACGACCGACGCAGTTTCGCCACGATCGACAACGGCTACATCCGCTGGACCCAGTGGATATTCTCGCGTATTTATGAATCCTGGTACGACCCTGACTTCCAACGGCGGGACGGCGGCCTGGGGTCGGCCCGACCGATCAGCGAACTGGAGGAGGCCTTCCGCTCCGGTGCCAAGCCGATTCCCGGTCATGAGGGCGGGGGAGCGGTTTGGGACCAGCTGGCCGAGGCCGAGCGCTCCGAGATCCTCAACGGGTACCGCCTGGCGTACATCTCCAAATCGCCGGTCAACTGGTGCCCGGGCTTGGGCACGGTCCTGGCTAACGAGGAGGTCACGGCCGAAGGGCGCTCCGAGCGCGGCAACTTCCCGGTATTCCAGCGCGAGCTCAAACAGTGGTCGATGCGCATCACGGCATACGGCCACCGGTTGATCGAGGACTTGGGACTCCTGGATTGGCCTGAGAAGGTCAAGCTCATGCAGCGCAACTGGATTGGCGAGTCGCACGGGGCCCTGATCCGCTTCCAGGTGGAAGGAGGCGACAGCCCCCAGAGCATGGAGGTCTACACGACGCGCCCTGACACCCTGTTCGGGGCCACATTCGCGGTCGTCTCGCCTGAGCACGCCCTCCTGGAGCATGTGCCCCAGGACTGGGGAGCCGGCATTCCCGACTCTTGGAAGGGCGGATACGAGACCCCGACCGCCGCTGTGGCCGCATACCGCAAGGCCGCGCAGGCCAAGACCGCCAAGGATCGCGTGGATGAGGCCGGGGCCAAATCAGGTTTGTTCACCGGCCTGTACGTGGTGAATCCAATCACCGGCGCGCGCCTCCCTGTCTTCACCGCCGACTACGTGCTGATGGATTACGGCACCGGAGCGATTATGGCCGTGCCCGGTGGCGACCAGCGCGACTATGATTTCGCCGCCAAGTATGGACTGCCGGTCATCTATACGGTCCAGCCCCTGCCCGAGTCGGGGGAGAGCCTGGACGATTACCGAGGCAAGGCCCCGTTCGTCTCCCACGATGGTGTCGTCGTCAACTCCAGTGTGGAGTCCACCTACGCCAAGGGCGACGCCCTGAGCCTGGACGGCCTGCGTGTCGATGCCGCGATCGAAAAGGCCACCGCCTGGCTGGAAGCGGCCGGCGTGGGTCGCGGGGAAACCTCCTACCGGCTGCGCGACTGGCTCTTCTCCCGTCAGCGTTACTGGGGCGAGCCCTTCCCGGTGGTCTACGACGAGGACGGGCTGCCCCACTTGATTCCCGACGACCAGCTGCCGGTCAAGCTGCCGGAGGTGCCCGACTACAGCCCGAAGACCTTCGACCCTGACGATGCGGAATCCAGCCCGGAGGCCCCCCTGAGCCGCAACGAAGGCTGGGTCAAGGTGACCATGGACTTGGGCCAGGGGCCGAAGACCTACTACCGCGACACCAACACGATGCCCAATTGGGCCGGTTCCTGCTGGTACTACATGCGCTACATCGACCCCGGTGACGAGCGCCACCTGGTCGAGCCGGAGGAGTTCGACTACTGGCTGGGGCCCAACCACAACGCCAGCGCCGGCGCTTCCGGCGGCGTGGACCTGTATGTTGGCGGCGTGGAGCACGCGGTCCTCCATCTGCTCTACGCGCGGTTCTGGCACAAAGTGCTCTACGACCTGGGCTACGTGAGCTCGCCTGAGCCCTTCCATAAGCTCTTCAACCAGGGCATGATCCAGGCGTACGCCTACACCGACGACCGTGGCCAGTACCTGCCCGCCGCCGAAGTGGAGGGGCACGAGGAGGATGGCCGGACCGTATACAGCTGGCAGGGCCAGCACGCCAACCGCGAGTTCGGCAAAATGGGCAAGAGCCTGAAGAACATCATCACCCCGGACGACATGTACGCCACCTACGGGGCCGACACCTTCCGCCTCTACGAGATGAGCATGGGGCCGCTGGCCGAGTCCCGCCCCTGGAACACGCGCAACGTGATCGGCGGCATGCGATTCCTCCAACGCCTGTGGCGCAACGTGATCGACGAACCCACCGGGCAGTTGAGCGTCAGCGAGGCGGAACCGGATGAAGAGACGCTCAAGCTCCTGCACCGCACGATTCGTGACGTGACCGAGGAGATGGAGGGCATGCGCCCCAACACGGCGATTTCCAAACTGATTGTGCTCAACAACCATCTGACCGGTCTGAGCGACAAACCCCGGGCGGTCATCGAGCCCCTGGTCCTGATGCTCTCGCCAATCGCCCCTCACATCTGCGAGGAGCTCTGGAGCCGGTTGGGTCACAGCGAGTCCCTGGCCCACGCCCCTTGGCCCAGCTATGAGCAGCGCTACTTGGCCCAAGAGCAGGTCACTGCGGTGGTTCAGGTCAAGGGCAAGGTGCGCGGCAAGCTCCAGGTGAGCCCCTCCATCAGCGCCGACGAGCTTCAGGCGCAGGCCCTGGCCCTGCCCGCCATCCAGGACCGCTTGGCTGGCAAGGAGCCCCGCAAGGTCATCGTCAAGGCCCCCCGGATCGTTTCGATTGTGCCTGCCGACTGA
- a CDS encoding ComEC/Rec2 family competence protein, with translation MNQDDRQPNSEALMDARRERGSQDWRMLPCLLAAWSASLAAQLLFDRWLSPSAAARSQSAAKSQEGASQPVGRYFLALGVTGIVCVVAVALVWVGWRGLQPSRPIRIRRTRGTLVDRLGSLVTLVLLMVVTAAVEGGAGLSSAMVAEGDGAVREALSGPTIITARVRSRSPTMASERLGQECRADVTIEGLDASGLVLGSRAPARLYANGAGCALRQGGVYQVHGELRLAGFGRSRLWLTLPKEEANRSKGSRSPPQAGGALRQLEAPDRLSAGMSAMQDAFLALTRGLDDQGRVLVPGLTLGVLGQESYLFGGGSGDHTVPAYASRLSMNFKRSGIMHLMAVSGSHFLLIASLVRWFLRRMRAPRWFQAVALAAACLSLARAMYPSDSVLRAQAMSLLSALAMGLGRKGQSVAALCWTAMLTLLVHPSMARSFGYALSCAAVLGIATVSGPLADACRDHLPSFLAQPLSVTLSAQAATLPIQVLMSPQLPVLSVLANLIVTPFVDVATLCGLLGLCLAMPCPPLAVVLVRLSSWGTWVMERTATGIGEAGLAVLPWPGGLIGSLAIALTEGALVLLALSAVLLRRRLGLSRDPVMGSNRLEPGPALGGASYRPTAWLRLRSWFHDSWQRLTALSFTKVTRAGPGSPACPPIKRN, from the coding sequence ATGAATCAGGATGACAGGCAGCCCAACAGTGAGGCCCTGATGGATGCAAGGCGGGAACGGGGGAGCCAAGACTGGCGGATGCTGCCCTGTCTGCTGGCGGCCTGGTCGGCCAGCCTAGCCGCGCAGCTCCTCTTCGACCGTTGGCTGAGTCCTTCCGCCGCCGCGCGTTCGCAGAGCGCGGCCAAGTCCCAGGAGGGCGCGTCACAGCCGGTTGGCCGGTACTTCTTGGCCCTGGGGGTGACCGGAATCGTCTGCGTCGTAGCCGTAGCCTTGGTTTGGGTGGGTTGGCGCGGGCTCCAACCGTCGCGCCCGATTCGCATCCGCCGCACCCGTGGCACTCTCGTCGACCGCTTAGGCAGTCTGGTCACGCTGGTCCTCCTGATGGTCGTTACTGCGGCTGTGGAGGGCGGAGCCGGCCTTTCCTCGGCCATGGTGGCGGAAGGGGACGGGGCGGTCCGCGAGGCGTTGTCCGGCCCAACCATCATCACCGCGAGGGTCAGGTCGCGCTCGCCGACTATGGCTTCGGAACGACTGGGCCAGGAGTGCAGGGCCGATGTGACCATTGAGGGGTTGGATGCTTCCGGTTTGGTCCTCGGCTCGAGAGCGCCTGCCCGGCTCTACGCCAATGGGGCTGGTTGCGCCCTCCGTCAGGGTGGGGTCTACCAGGTGCACGGTGAGCTGCGATTGGCGGGTTTCGGCAGGTCACGTCTCTGGCTGACCCTTCCCAAGGAAGAGGCGAACCGGTCCAAAGGTTCCCGCTCGCCACCCCAGGCTGGCGGCGCCTTGCGCCAGTTGGAGGCGCCGGACCGCCTGTCCGCGGGCATGTCCGCCATGCAGGACGCCTTCCTCGCGCTGACCAGGGGTCTTGACGACCAAGGCAGGGTTCTGGTGCCAGGGCTGACCTTGGGGGTGTTGGGCCAGGAGTCCTACCTGTTCGGTGGTGGGTCCGGCGATCACACCGTTCCGGCGTACGCCAGCCGGCTGAGCATGAACTTCAAACGCTCGGGCATCATGCACCTGATGGCCGTCTCAGGCAGTCACTTTCTCCTCATAGCCTCACTGGTCCGATGGTTCCTGCGCCGGATGCGTGCGCCGCGCTGGTTCCAAGCGGTGGCTCTGGCTGCCGCTTGCTTGTCGCTGGCCCGGGCGATGTACCCCTCCGACTCCGTGCTCCGGGCGCAGGCCATGAGCCTGCTGTCGGCCCTGGCCATGGGGTTGGGGCGCAAGGGGCAGTCGGTGGCCGCTCTGTGCTGGACCGCCATGCTGACCCTGTTGGTCCATCCGTCAATGGCCCGCTCGTTTGGGTACGCGCTTTCCTGCGCCGCTGTCCTGGGCATAGCGACTGTCAGCGGCCCCCTGGCCGACGCTTGTCGGGACCATCTGCCCTCTTTTCTGGCGCAACCCTTGTCCGTGACCCTGAGCGCCCAGGCCGCCACGCTGCCGATACAAGTCCTTATGTCGCCGCAGCTGCCGGTCCTATCCGTCCTGGCCAACCTGATTGTGACGCCATTCGTTGACGTGGCGACCCTGTGCGGGCTGCTGGGTCTGTGCTTGGCCATGCCGTGCCCGCCGCTGGCCGTGGTGCTGGTTCGCCTGTCCTCCTGGGGCACCTGGGTCATGGAGCGAACCGCCACCGGCATAGGCGAGGCTGGCCTTGCCGTCCTGCCCTGGCCGGGTGGTTTGATTGGCTCCCTAGCCATCGCGCTGACCGAAGGAGCCCTGGTGCTTCTGGCATTATCGGCCGTCCTGCTCCGGCGCCGGCTGGGGCTGAGCCGCGATCCTGTAATGGGGTCGAACCGTTTGGAGCCGGGCCCAGCTCTGGGCGGCGCATCCTACCGTCCGACCGCCTGGCTGCGTCTGCGCTCCTGGTTCCACGACAGCTGGCAGCGCTTAACGGCCTTGTCCTTCACCAAGGTGACCAGGGCCGGACCTGGGTCTCCCGCTTGTCCACCGATAAAGAGAAATTAG
- the holA gene encoding DNA polymerase III subunit delta — MTQDQSAVWPFTILTGGDAFLADRAMRSLRDQAKAVRSQAEVVELDAGQCDAYAFDEAISPSLLSEAGVVLVNNLDDARDALGEAMVAFCAQAVKDPESDSVVICRHSGGNKGRRLLAALDKAGARKEQVPNLKRADDKLGFVLDEFKRRGRRLEPQAAQLLVSVLGDRTAELAAMCEQLCFDFDQDPLTLAVVQEYLTDDPQAGSFLIAELAMGGNGAQAIVAMREALRQGVDALAMIGALAFKVRLLAKVAALDAGKIDQSQVGAPPWQVRQVRRQLKSWTSSSLARAIEALAQADERRKGVGGDPGYAVERALRVVASKGKEA, encoded by the coding sequence ATGACACAAGATCAGTCGGCTGTCTGGCCGTTCACAATCCTGACCGGCGGGGACGCTTTCCTGGCTGACCGAGCCATGCGCTCGCTGCGTGATCAGGCGAAAGCCGTCCGGTCTCAGGCTGAGGTGGTCGAGTTGGACGCCGGCCAATGCGATGCCTACGCCTTCGATGAGGCGATCAGCCCCTCACTCCTATCCGAGGCTGGAGTCGTGCTGGTCAACAACCTGGATGATGCCCGGGATGCATTAGGCGAGGCGATGGTCGCCTTTTGCGCTCAAGCCGTCAAGGATCCCGAATCCGACAGCGTCGTGATTTGCCGCCATTCGGGAGGTAATAAAGGCAGAAGGCTGCTGGCGGCGTTGGATAAGGCCGGGGCACGCAAGGAGCAGGTGCCCAACCTGAAACGGGCCGACGACAAACTAGGTTTCGTCCTCGATGAATTCAAGCGGCGGGGTAGGCGTCTGGAGCCCCAAGCCGCCCAATTGCTGGTCAGCGTCTTAGGCGATCGCACCGCGGAGTTGGCCGCTATGTGCGAGCAGCTCTGCTTCGATTTCGACCAGGACCCACTGACCTTGGCCGTGGTCCAGGAGTATTTGACCGACGACCCCCAGGCGGGCTCCTTCCTGATTGCCGAACTGGCCATGGGCGGCAATGGCGCGCAAGCCATCGTCGCCATGCGCGAAGCCTTGCGGCAGGGAGTGGATGCTCTGGCCATGATTGGAGCCTTGGCTTTCAAAGTGCGCTTACTGGCCAAGGTCGCCGCCCTGGACGCTGGCAAGATCGACCAGAGCCAAGTGGGCGCGCCGCCCTGGCAGGTGCGCCAGGTTCGACGGCAGTTGAAGAGTTGGACTTCGTCCAGCTTGGCCCGGGCGATTGAAGCGTTGGCCCAGGCGGATGAACGACGCAAAGGGGTGGGCGGCGACCCTGGCTATGCGGTGGAGCGGGCCCTTAGGGTAGTGGCCTCCAAGGGGAAGGAAGCATGA